In Pseudoliparis swirei isolate HS2019 ecotype Mariana Trench chromosome 9, NWPU_hadal_v1, whole genome shotgun sequence, a genomic segment contains:
- the LOC130198934 gene encoding zinc finger protein 320-like produces the protein MHVHRGYTQETTHMHVHTGYTQETTHMHVHRGYTQETTHMHVHTGYTQETTHMHVHRGYTQETTHMHVHRGYTQETTHMHVHTGYTQETTHMHVHRGYTQETTHMHVHTGYTQETTHMHVHTGYTQETTHMHVHTDYTQETTHMHVHRGYTQETTHMHVHTGYTQETTHMHVHTGYTQETTHMHVHTDYTQETTHMHVHTGYTQETTHMHVHTGYTQETTHMHVHRGYTQETTHMHVHTDYTQETTHMHVHRGYTQETTHMHVHTGYTQETTHMHVHTGYTQETTHMHVHTGYTQETTHMHVHTGYTQRQHTCMFIQVTHRRLHTCMFTQVTHRRLHTCMFIQVNTGDYTHACSHRLHTGDYTHACSHRLHTGDNTHACSQRLHTGDYTHACSHRLHTGDNTHACSQRLHTGDYTHACSYRLHTGDYTHACSYRLHTGDYTHACSHRLHTGDYTHACSHRLHTGDYTHACSHRLHTGDYTHACSHRLHTGDYTHACSHRLHTETTHMHVHTGYTQETTHMHVHRGYTQETTHMHVHTGYTQKQHTCMFTQVTHRRLHTCMFTQVHTGDYTHVADPP, from the exons atgcatgttcatagaggttacacacaggagactacacacatgcatgttcacacaggttacacacaggagactacacacatgcatgttcatagag gttacacacaggagactacacacatgcatgttcacacaggttacacacaggagactacacacatgcatgttcatagaggttacacacaggagacaacacacatgcatgttcatagaggttacacacaggagactacacacatgcatgttcacacag gttacacacaggagactacacacatgcatgttcatagaggttacacacaggagacaacacacatgcatgttcacacaggttacacacaggagactacacacatgcatgttcacacaggttacacacaggagactacacacatgcatgttcatacagactacacacaggagactacacacatgcatgttcacagaggttacacacaggagactacacacatgcatgttcacacaggttacacacaggagactacacacatgcatgttcatacaggttacacacaggagactacacacatgcatgttcatacagactacacacaggagactacacacatgcatgttcacacaggttacacacaggagactacacacatgcatgttcatacaggttacacacaggagactacacacatgcatgttcatagaggttacacacaggagactacacacatgcatgttcatacagactacacacaggagactacacacatgcatgttcacagaggttacacacaggagactacacacatgcatgttcatacaggttacacacaggagactacacacatgcatgttcacacaggttacacacaggagacaacacacatgcatgttcacacaggttacacacaggagactacacacatgcatgttcacacaggttacacacagagacaacacacatgcatgttcatacaggttacacacaggagactacacacatgcatgttcacacaggttacacacaggagactacacacatgcatgttcatacAGGTtaacacaggagactacacacatgcatgttcacacaggttacacacaggagactacacacatgcatgttcacacaggttacacacaggagacaacacacatgcatgttcacagaggttacacacaggagactacacacacgcatgttcacacaggttacacacaggagacaacacacatgcatgttcacagaggttacacacaggagactacacacatgcatgttcatacaggttacacacaggagactacacacatgcatgttcatacaggttacacacaggagactacacacatgcatgttcacacaggttacacacaggagactacacacatgcatgttcacacaggttacacacaggagactacacgcatgcatgttcacacaggttacacacaggagactacacacatgcatgttcacacaggttacacacaggagactacacacatgcatgttcacacaggttacacacagagacaacacacatgcatgttcatacaggttacacacaggagactacacacatgcatgttcatagaggttacacacaggagactacacacatgcatgttcacacaggttacacacagaaacaacacacatgcatgttcacacaggttacacacaggagactacacacatgcatgttcacacag gtacacacaggagactacacacacgtTGCAGACCCACCGTGA